A DNA window from Drosophila biarmipes strain raj3 chromosome 2R, RU_DBia_V1.1, whole genome shotgun sequence contains the following coding sequences:
- the LOC108022463 gene encoding patronin isoform X30, protein MDVETQEIRQARQRASVKWLLSKAFNNRVPDNLKEPFYRDHENQERLKPQIIVELGNATLYCQTLSNLYSDPNYQSMNHWSIIQTLARKGVPVAESSDMPITETVLIQTNPLRINAHMSVIESLMVLYAKEISSGDRVMAAIRRISGNNYQAPPGQSYEQALLGWISHACAALKKRIIKEVDAGLPDENGSRLQTPDIPPVRDFQDLCDGICLALLISYYCPKVVPWTSVRINYLPAVEDSIHNILLVCNFSQKHLPYSVFHMTPEDVTYMRGSMKLNLVLLLTDLFNLFEIHPAKCVCYPGMDGQDVIARRTLGANEHGICHRRGLTVQPVTPIPDLRSDLDQPPVGSPQNRPPFQVPHSNSFGGGLNRRSTPPSEYQTVQSNNFDGSNHAEAFVVHKSRGITTLASMHSQQQQQLHQQHQQQPYHQQAPQQHPSQSQLQIQQQEPLVPARLRQAKEKTNVESKADERGDFVAAGRPSNWEQSRRPSFAGRRSRRNSSSEDSQLTIENFGGSQDQLNTLGRYERDRERKLSNTSVGSAYPVEPAVAVRSSIADARGTLQLGYDTDSGSEKQDRETEKYSMRRQVSVDNVPTVSSHNLSNTGSPLPVARHKQHSSDKDYSSNSGMTPDAYNDTRSTSGYDPESTPVRKSSTSSMPASPAAWQLDVGDDDMRSLENVSKLSTIRMKLEEKRRRIEQDKRKIEMALLRHQEKEDLESCPDVMKWETMSNESKRTPDMDPVDLDKYQQSIAIMNMNLQDIQQDIHRLATQQSQMQAQHLQAQQLMQAQQIANMLNQQQTYGSQQHLADHHYQQQRPMQQSFGSSPHLPQAYNAPVSAYSSRPPSRDPYQQQLQHQQPQPMAMPQPMQYVNEHGQYMSPPQPAHYMQQQPPQQPQSIYSDNGAAYNNHSNHSPYGGAPQYRSSVVYDDYGQPTNHFYLHESSPQPQAHPQRRTWAHSAAAAAYEQQQQQIQPPLVDVNAWQTQQHQKQKQTWMNRPPSSAGAPSPGSFVLHQNGGGGGGGGGGELQHLFQVQASPQHGQRQMSGSNGVQRQQSLTNLRDNRSPKAPQQMGMPMGMPMQHEDMMAPQSICFIGDEEDVDELERNIIESMQSTRISDFVHQQQQQHQQQLQQQQRLQGHSGRGSSSEDYDSGEMISNKLNITSGNLTYRIPSPSRPSIQANSFQDPRAMAAASGGEEPPEKGFYISFDDEQPKRPKPPLRAKRSPKKEALPGSRDSVDNQATLKRESLSQLHNNNNIGIGGEDVNSKPVTRHSIHGLSNSNSVKSPGNATYNKYTDEPPIQLRQLAVSGAVSPTGNDLRHLEDLTNQSPQQTMQQPMSPTRLQQSSNNAEAAKNKALVIGADPTNLDPDSVDEMERRKEKIMLLSLQRRQQQEEAKARKEIESSQKREKEREKEEERSRKKEEQMARRAAILEQHRLKKAIEEAEREGKTLDRPDLHVKLQPHSSTSTTPRLRQQRTTRPRPKTIHVDDASVDISEASSISSRGKKGSSSNLTESPDDYPSTSSTPIGRRGSYKTSRGPKLYKQPAAKSNRGIILNAVEYCVFPGVVNREAKQKVLEKIARSEAKHFLVLFRDAGCQFRALYSYQPETDQVTKLYGTGPSQVDEVMFDKFFKYNSGGKCFSQVHTKHLTVTIDAFTIHNSLWQGKRVQLPSKKDMALVI, encoded by the exons ATGGATGTCGAAACACAGGAAATACGACAG GCTCGTCAACGTGCTTCCGTCAAGTGGCTGCTCTCGAAGGCCTTCAACAATCGCGTGCCGGACAACCTGAAGGAGCCCTTCTACCGCGACCATGAGAACCAGGAGCGCCTCAAGCCCCAGATCATCGTGGAGCTGGGCAACGCCACGCTCTACTGCCAGACGCTGTCCAACCTATACTCAGATCCCAACTACCAAAGCATGAACCACTGGTCAATAATACAGACGCTAGCGCGCAAGGGAGTTCCCGTGGCCGAATCCTCGGACATGCCCATTACCGAAACGGTATTAATTCAAACGAATCCGCTGCGAATT AACGCCCACATGTCTGTGATAGAATCGCTGATGGTTTTGTATGCGAAGGAAATATCGTCGGGTGACCGCGTCATGGCGGCCATACGAAG AATATCTGGCAACAACTATCAGGCGCCTCCTGGCCAGTCCTACGAGCAAGCTCTGCTGGGCTGGATTTCGCATGCTTGCGCCGCTCTGAAGAAGCGCATTATCAAGGAGGTGGACGCCGGACTGCCCGATGAGAAT GGCTCTCGTCTGCAGACGCCGGACATACCGCCTGTAAGGGACTTCCAGGATCTGTGCGACGGCATCTGCTTGGCACTGCTCATCTCGTACTACTGCCCAAAGGTGGTGCCGTGGACGAGTGTGCGGATCAACTATCTGCCGGCCGTCGAGGATTCGATTCACAACATCCTGCTGGTGTGCAACTTCTCGCAGAAGCATCTGCCATACAGCGTGTTCCACATGACGCCCGAGGATGTGACCTATATGCGCGG ATCCATGAAGCTGAATCTGGTACTGCTGCTCACGGACCTATTCAACCTGTTCGAGATTCACCCAGCCAAGTGTGTTTGCTACCCCGGCATGGATGGTCAGG ATGTCATCGCCCGGCGCACTTTGGGCGCCAACGAGCACGGGATCTGCCATCGAAGGGGGCTCACTGTGCAGCCCGTCACGCCCATTCCCGATTTGCGCAGCGATCTCGACCAGCCGCCGGTGGGCTCGCCTCAGAACCGACCACCGTTCCAAG TTCCGCACTCGAATTCATTTGGCGGCGGCTTAAATCGCAGATCAACCCCGCCCAGCGAATACCAGACGGTTCAGTCAAACAATTTCGATGGTAGTAATCATGCCGAAG CCTTCGTGGTGCACAAGTCGCGTGGCATCACCACACTCGCCTCCATGcactcgcagcagcagcagcagctccatcagcaacatcagcagcagccatACCACCAGCAGGCACCGCAGCAGCACCCGTCCCAGTCGCAGCTCCAAATCCAGCAGCAGGAGCCCTTGGTTCCGGCCCGCTTGCGCCAGGCTAAAGAAAAGACCAATGTCGAGTCGAAGGCGGACGAGAGAG GCGATTTTGTCGCTGCTGGTCGACCAAGTAACTGGGAGCAGAGCCGCCGGCCAAGCTTTGCAG GTCGTCGCTCGCGCAGGAACTCTTCCAGCGAGGACTCCCAGCTGACCATTGAGAACTTCGGCGGCTCCCAGGATCAGCTGAACACCCTAGGTCGGTACGAACGCGACAGGGAGCGTAAGCTGTCCAACACCAGCGTGGGCAGTGCCTATCCAGTTGAACCCGCTGTGGCCGTGCGATCTTCGATTGCCGATGCTCGGGGCACTTTGCAGTTGGGCTACGATACGGATTCGGGCTCTGAGAAGCAGGATCGGGAGACGGAAAAGTATTCGATGCGCCGGCAGGTCAG TGTCGACAATGTGCCCACGGTTTCGTCGCACAATCTCTCGAATACGGGCAGCCCGTTGCCGGTGGCAAGGCACAAGCAACATTCCAGCGACAAAGactacagcagcaacagcggcatGACGCCGGATGCCTACAACGACACGCGTTCCACCAGTGGCTACGACCCGGAGAGCACTCCCGTGCGCAAGTCCTCGACGAGCAGCATGCCAGCGAGTCCCGCTGCCTGGCAGCTGGATGTGGGAGACGACGACATGCGATCGCTGGAGAATGTCAGCAAGCTGTCCACTATCCGCATGAAGCTGGAGGAGAAGCGGCGGCGCATAGAGCAGGATAAGCGCAAGATTGAGATGGCCTTGCTGCGGCATCAGGAGAAG GAGGATTTGGAGTCGTGTCCGGACGTGATGAAGTGGGAAACCATGAGCAACGAATCGAAGCGCACGCCCGACATGGATCCGGTTGACTTGGACAAGTACCAG CAAAGTATCGCCATCATGAACATGAATCTGCAGGACATCCAGCAGGATATTCACCGTTTGGCCACCCAGCAGAGTCAGATGCAGGCCCAGCACCTGCAGGCGCAGCAGCTGATGCAGGCTCAGCAGATAGCTAACATGCTGAACCAG CAGCAGACCTACGGGTCGCAGCAGCACCTGGCCGATCACCATTACCAGCAGCAGAGACCCATGCAGCAAAGCTTTGGCTCATCGCCGCATCTTCCGCAGGCCTACAACGCCCCAGTCAGCGCGTACAGCTCCCGTCCGCCCAGCCGCGATCCctaccagcagcagctccagcaccAGCAGCCACAGCCGATGGCGATGCCCCAGCCGATGCAGTACGTCAACGAGCACGGGCAGTATATGTCGCCGCCGCAGCCCGCCCACTacatgcagcagcagccgccgcagcagccgcagaGCATTTACAGTGACAACGGGGCGGCGTACAACAACCACAGCAACCACTCGCCCTACGGCGGAGCCCCGCAATATCGCAGCAGTGTAGTGTACGACGACTACGGGCAGCCCACCAACCACTTTTACCTGCACGAGTCGTCGCCGCAGCCCCAGGCCCATCCGCAGCGCAGGACCTGGGCCCACTCCGCGGCAGCCGCCGCctacgagcagcagcagcagcagatccaGCCGCCTCTGGTGGATGTAAATGCTTGGCAGACACAGCAGCACCAGAAGCAGAAACAGACGTGGATGAACAGGCCTCCCTCGAGTGCCGGGGCTCCCAGTCCCGGCAGCTTTGTGCTGCACCAGAACGGAGGAggtggcggcggaggcggtggtGGTGAGCTGCAGCACCTGTTTCAGGTGCAGGCTTCTCCTCAGCACGGCCAACGTCAGATGAGCGGCTCCAATGGCGTGCAGCGCCAGCAATCGCTGACGAATTTGCGCGACAATCGCTCGCCCAAGGCGCCGCAGCAAATGGGAATGCCCATGGGGATGCCTATGCAACACGAGGACATGATGGCGCCGCAGAGCATTTGCTTCATCGGTGACGAGGAGGACGTGGATGAGCTGGAGCGCAACATCATCGAATCCATGCAGTCGACGCGCATCTCCGACTTTgtgcaccagcagcagcagcaacaccaacagcagctccagcagcaacagcggtTGCAGGGTCACAGCGGACGAGGCAGCAGCTCAGAGGATTACGACAGCGGGGAGATGATCTCCAACAAGCTGAACATCACCAGCGGCAACCTCACTTACCGCATACCCTCGCCCTCCCGTCCCTCCATCCAAGCCAACAGCTTCCAGGATCCCCGAGCAATGGCAGCGGCATCCGGCGGCGAGGAGCCGCCCGAGAAGGGCTTCTACATCTCTTTCGACGACGAGCAGCCCAAGCGACCCAAGCCACCACTGCGGGCCAAGCGATCGCCCAAGAAGGAGGCTCTTCCTGGAAGCCGGGACAGCGTCGATAACCAGGCGACCCTCAAGCGTGAATCGCTTAGTCAGctgcacaacaacaacaacattggGATTGGTGGTGAGGATGTGAACAGCAAACCGGTGACCAGGCACAGCATCCATGGCCTGAGCAACTCCAACAGTGTCAAATCCCCTGGCAATGCCACATACAACAAGTACACCGATGAGCCGCCCATCCAACTCCGCCAGCTGGCTGTTTCGGGAGCAGTTTCGCCAACAGGCAACGACCTTCGCCACTTGGAGGACTTGACCAACCAGTCACCGCAGCAGACGATGCAGCAGCCGATGTCGCCCACGCGACTTCAGCAGAGCAGCAACAACGCAGAGGCGGCCAAAAACAAGGCGCTGGTCATCGGAGCAGACCCCACTAACTTGGATCCG GACTCTGTGGACGAGATGGAGCGGCGCAAGGAGAAGATCATGCTACTGTCCCTGCAACGTcgccagcagcaggaggaggccAAGGCTCGCAAGGAGATAGAGTCCTCTCAGAAGCGGGAAAAGGAGCGcgagaaggaggaggagcgTTCGCGAAAGAAGGAGGAGCAAATGGCTAGGCGAGCGGCCATTCTGGAACAGCACAGACTCAAGAAAGCCATCGAAGAGGCCGAGCGCGAG GGTAAAACCCTGGACCGGCCCGACTTGCATGTGAAACTGCAACCCCACTCATCCACCTCGACGACTCCGCGGCTGAGGCAGCAGCGCACCACGCGTCCCAGGCCCAAGACGATCCACGTGGACGACGCTAGCGTGGACATCAGCGAGGCTTCCAGCATCTCTAGTCGGGGCAAGAAAGGCTCAAGCTCGAATCTAACTG AGTCACCGGATGATTATCCCAGTACAAGTTCAACTCCGATTGGACGACGGGGATCGTACAAAACTTCCAGAG GTCCTAAACTCTATAAACAACCAGCGGCCAAATCGAATCGTGGGATTATCCTGAACGCCGTTGAGTACTGCGTTTTCCCCGGCGTTGTCAATCGCGAGGCCAAACAGAAAGTGCTGGAGAAGATTGCGCGCTCGGAGGCGAAGCACTTTCTGGTTCTCTTCCGGGATGCGGGCTGCCAGTTCCGCGCCCTCTACAGCTACCAGCCCGAAACGGACCAGGTGACCAAGCTGTATGGCACAGGGCCTAGTCAAGTCGACGAAGTGATGTTCGACAAGTTCTTCAA ATACAACTCAGGAGGCAAGTGCTTCTCGCAAGTGCACACAAAGCATCTGACAGTGACCATCGACGCCTTCACAATACACAATTCCCTGTGGCAGGGCAAGCGGGTGCAGTTGCCCAGCAAAAAGGACATGGCGCTTGTTATCTAA
- the LOC108022463 gene encoding patronin isoform X38: MDVETQEIRQARQRASVKWLLSKAFNNRVPDNLKEPFYRDHENQERLKPQIIVELGNATLYCQTLSNLYSDPNYQSMNHWSIIQTLARKGVPVAESSDMPITETVLIQTNPLRINAHMSVIESLMVLYAKEISSGDRVMAAIRRISGNNYQAPPGQSYEQALLGWISHACAALKKRIIKEVDAGLPDENGSRLQTPDIPPVRDFQDLCDGICLALLISYYCPKVVPWTSVRINYLPAVEDSIHNILLVCNFSQKHLPYSVFHMTPEDVTYMRGSMKLNLVLLLTDLFNLFEIHPAKCVCYPGMDGQDVIARRTLGANEHGICHRRGLTVQPVTPIPDLRSDLDQPPVGSPQNRPPFQVPHSNSFGGGLNRRSTPPSEYQTVQSNNFDGSNHAEAFVVHKSRGITTLASMHSQQQQQLHQQHQQQPYHQQAPQQHPSQSQLQIQQQEPLVPARLRQAKEKTNVESKADERGDFVAAGRPSNWEQSRRPSFAGRRSRRNSSSEDSQLTIENFGGSQDQLNTLGRYERDRERKLSNTSVGSAYPVEPAVAVRSSIADARGTLQLGYDTDSGSEKQDRETEKYSMRRQVSVDNVPTVSSHNLSNTGSPLPVARHKQHSSDKDYSSNSGMTPDAYNDTRSTSGYDPESTPVRKSSTSSMPASPAAWQLDVGDDDMRSLENVSKLSTIRMKLEEKRRRIEQDKRKIEMALLRHQEKEDLESCPDVMKWETMSNESKRTPDMDPVDLDKYQAYNAPVSAYSSRPPSRDPYQQQLQHQQPQPMAMPQPMQYVNEHGQYMSPPQPAHYMQQQPPQQPQSIYSDNGAAYNNHSNHSPYGGAPQYRSSVVYDDYGQPTNHFYLHESSPQPQAHPQRRTWAHSAAAAAYEQQQQQIQPPLVDVNAWQTQQHQKQKQTWMNRPPSSAGAPSPGSFVLHQNGGGGGGGGGGELQHLFQVQASPQHGQRQMSGSNGVQRQQSLTNLRDNRSPKAPQQMGMPMGMPMQHEDMMAPQSICFIGDEEDVDELERNIIESMQSTRISDFVHQQQQQHQQQLQQQQRLQGHSGRGSSSEDYDSGEMISNKLNITSGNLTYRIPSPSRPSIQANSFQDPRAMAAASGGEEPPEKGFYISFDDEQPKRPKPPLRAKRSPKKEALPGSRDSVDNQATLKRESLSQLHNNNNIGIGGEDVNSKPVTRHSIHGLSNSNSVKSPGNATYNKYTDEPPIQLRQLAVSGAVSPTGNDLRHLEDLTNQSPQQTMQQPMSPTRLQQSSNNAEAAKNKALVIGADPTNLDPDSVDEMERRKEKIMLLSLQRRQQQEEAKARKEIESSQKREKEREKEEERSRKKEEQMARRAAILEQHRLKKAIEEAEREGKTLDRPDLHVKLQPHSSTSTTPRLRQQRTTRPRPKTIHVDDASVDISEASSISSRGKKGSSSNLTGPKLYKQPAAKSNRGIILNAVEYCVFPGVVNREAKQKVLEKIARSEAKHFLVLFRDAGCQFRALYSYQPETDQVTKLYGTGPSQVDEVMFDKFFKYNSGGKCFSQVHTKHLTVTIDAFTIHNSLWQGKRVQLPSKKDMALVI, translated from the exons ATGGATGTCGAAACACAGGAAATACGACAG GCTCGTCAACGTGCTTCCGTCAAGTGGCTGCTCTCGAAGGCCTTCAACAATCGCGTGCCGGACAACCTGAAGGAGCCCTTCTACCGCGACCATGAGAACCAGGAGCGCCTCAAGCCCCAGATCATCGTGGAGCTGGGCAACGCCACGCTCTACTGCCAGACGCTGTCCAACCTATACTCAGATCCCAACTACCAAAGCATGAACCACTGGTCAATAATACAGACGCTAGCGCGCAAGGGAGTTCCCGTGGCCGAATCCTCGGACATGCCCATTACCGAAACGGTATTAATTCAAACGAATCCGCTGCGAATT AACGCCCACATGTCTGTGATAGAATCGCTGATGGTTTTGTATGCGAAGGAAATATCGTCGGGTGACCGCGTCATGGCGGCCATACGAAG AATATCTGGCAACAACTATCAGGCGCCTCCTGGCCAGTCCTACGAGCAAGCTCTGCTGGGCTGGATTTCGCATGCTTGCGCCGCTCTGAAGAAGCGCATTATCAAGGAGGTGGACGCCGGACTGCCCGATGAGAAT GGCTCTCGTCTGCAGACGCCGGACATACCGCCTGTAAGGGACTTCCAGGATCTGTGCGACGGCATCTGCTTGGCACTGCTCATCTCGTACTACTGCCCAAAGGTGGTGCCGTGGACGAGTGTGCGGATCAACTATCTGCCGGCCGTCGAGGATTCGATTCACAACATCCTGCTGGTGTGCAACTTCTCGCAGAAGCATCTGCCATACAGCGTGTTCCACATGACGCCCGAGGATGTGACCTATATGCGCGG ATCCATGAAGCTGAATCTGGTACTGCTGCTCACGGACCTATTCAACCTGTTCGAGATTCACCCAGCCAAGTGTGTTTGCTACCCCGGCATGGATGGTCAGG ATGTCATCGCCCGGCGCACTTTGGGCGCCAACGAGCACGGGATCTGCCATCGAAGGGGGCTCACTGTGCAGCCCGTCACGCCCATTCCCGATTTGCGCAGCGATCTCGACCAGCCGCCGGTGGGCTCGCCTCAGAACCGACCACCGTTCCAAG TTCCGCACTCGAATTCATTTGGCGGCGGCTTAAATCGCAGATCAACCCCGCCCAGCGAATACCAGACGGTTCAGTCAAACAATTTCGATGGTAGTAATCATGCCGAAG CCTTCGTGGTGCACAAGTCGCGTGGCATCACCACACTCGCCTCCATGcactcgcagcagcagcagcagctccatcagcaacatcagcagcagccatACCACCAGCAGGCACCGCAGCAGCACCCGTCCCAGTCGCAGCTCCAAATCCAGCAGCAGGAGCCCTTGGTTCCGGCCCGCTTGCGCCAGGCTAAAGAAAAGACCAATGTCGAGTCGAAGGCGGACGAGAGAG GCGATTTTGTCGCTGCTGGTCGACCAAGTAACTGGGAGCAGAGCCGCCGGCCAAGCTTTGCAG GTCGTCGCTCGCGCAGGAACTCTTCCAGCGAGGACTCCCAGCTGACCATTGAGAACTTCGGCGGCTCCCAGGATCAGCTGAACACCCTAGGTCGGTACGAACGCGACAGGGAGCGTAAGCTGTCCAACACCAGCGTGGGCAGTGCCTATCCAGTTGAACCCGCTGTGGCCGTGCGATCTTCGATTGCCGATGCTCGGGGCACTTTGCAGTTGGGCTACGATACGGATTCGGGCTCTGAGAAGCAGGATCGGGAGACGGAAAAGTATTCGATGCGCCGGCAGGTCAG TGTCGACAATGTGCCCACGGTTTCGTCGCACAATCTCTCGAATACGGGCAGCCCGTTGCCGGTGGCAAGGCACAAGCAACATTCCAGCGACAAAGactacagcagcaacagcggcatGACGCCGGATGCCTACAACGACACGCGTTCCACCAGTGGCTACGACCCGGAGAGCACTCCCGTGCGCAAGTCCTCGACGAGCAGCATGCCAGCGAGTCCCGCTGCCTGGCAGCTGGATGTGGGAGACGACGACATGCGATCGCTGGAGAATGTCAGCAAGCTGTCCACTATCCGCATGAAGCTGGAGGAGAAGCGGCGGCGCATAGAGCAGGATAAGCGCAAGATTGAGATGGCCTTGCTGCGGCATCAGGAGAAG GAGGATTTGGAGTCGTGTCCGGACGTGATGAAGTGGGAAACCATGAGCAACGAATCGAAGCGCACGCCCGACATGGATCCGGTTGACTTGGACAAGTACCAG GCCTACAACGCCCCAGTCAGCGCGTACAGCTCCCGTCCGCCCAGCCGCGATCCctaccagcagcagctccagcaccAGCAGCCACAGCCGATGGCGATGCCCCAGCCGATGCAGTACGTCAACGAGCACGGGCAGTATATGTCGCCGCCGCAGCCCGCCCACTacatgcagcagcagccgccgcagcagccgcagaGCATTTACAGTGACAACGGGGCGGCGTACAACAACCACAGCAACCACTCGCCCTACGGCGGAGCCCCGCAATATCGCAGCAGTGTAGTGTACGACGACTACGGGCAGCCCACCAACCACTTTTACCTGCACGAGTCGTCGCCGCAGCCCCAGGCCCATCCGCAGCGCAGGACCTGGGCCCACTCCGCGGCAGCCGCCGCctacgagcagcagcagcagcagatccaGCCGCCTCTGGTGGATGTAAATGCTTGGCAGACACAGCAGCACCAGAAGCAGAAACAGACGTGGATGAACAGGCCTCCCTCGAGTGCCGGGGCTCCCAGTCCCGGCAGCTTTGTGCTGCACCAGAACGGAGGAggtggcggcggaggcggtggtGGTGAGCTGCAGCACCTGTTTCAGGTGCAGGCTTCTCCTCAGCACGGCCAACGTCAGATGAGCGGCTCCAATGGCGTGCAGCGCCAGCAATCGCTGACGAATTTGCGCGACAATCGCTCGCCCAAGGCGCCGCAGCAAATGGGAATGCCCATGGGGATGCCTATGCAACACGAGGACATGATGGCGCCGCAGAGCATTTGCTTCATCGGTGACGAGGAGGACGTGGATGAGCTGGAGCGCAACATCATCGAATCCATGCAGTCGACGCGCATCTCCGACTTTgtgcaccagcagcagcagcaacaccaacagcagctccagcagcaacagcggtTGCAGGGTCACAGCGGACGAGGCAGCAGCTCAGAGGATTACGACAGCGGGGAGATGATCTCCAACAAGCTGAACATCACCAGCGGCAACCTCACTTACCGCATACCCTCGCCCTCCCGTCCCTCCATCCAAGCCAACAGCTTCCAGGATCCCCGAGCAATGGCAGCGGCATCCGGCGGCGAGGAGCCGCCCGAGAAGGGCTTCTACATCTCTTTCGACGACGAGCAGCCCAAGCGACCCAAGCCACCACTGCGGGCCAAGCGATCGCCCAAGAAGGAGGCTCTTCCTGGAAGCCGGGACAGCGTCGATAACCAGGCGACCCTCAAGCGTGAATCGCTTAGTCAGctgcacaacaacaacaacattggGATTGGTGGTGAGGATGTGAACAGCAAACCGGTGACCAGGCACAGCATCCATGGCCTGAGCAACTCCAACAGTGTCAAATCCCCTGGCAATGCCACATACAACAAGTACACCGATGAGCCGCCCATCCAACTCCGCCAGCTGGCTGTTTCGGGAGCAGTTTCGCCAACAGGCAACGACCTTCGCCACTTGGAGGACTTGACCAACCAGTCACCGCAGCAGACGATGCAGCAGCCGATGTCGCCCACGCGACTTCAGCAGAGCAGCAACAACGCAGAGGCGGCCAAAAACAAGGCGCTGGTCATCGGAGCAGACCCCACTAACTTGGATCCG GACTCTGTGGACGAGATGGAGCGGCGCAAGGAGAAGATCATGCTACTGTCCCTGCAACGTcgccagcagcaggaggaggccAAGGCTCGCAAGGAGATAGAGTCCTCTCAGAAGCGGGAAAAGGAGCGcgagaaggaggaggagcgTTCGCGAAAGAAGGAGGAGCAAATGGCTAGGCGAGCGGCCATTCTGGAACAGCACAGACTCAAGAAAGCCATCGAAGAGGCCGAGCGCGAG GGTAAAACCCTGGACCGGCCCGACTTGCATGTGAAACTGCAACCCCACTCATCCACCTCGACGACTCCGCGGCTGAGGCAGCAGCGCACCACGCGTCCCAGGCCCAAGACGATCCACGTGGACGACGCTAGCGTGGACATCAGCGAGGCTTCCAGCATCTCTAGTCGGGGCAAGAAAGGCTCAAGCTCGAATCTAACTG GTCCTAAACTCTATAAACAACCAGCGGCCAAATCGAATCGTGGGATTATCCTGAACGCCGTTGAGTACTGCGTTTTCCCCGGCGTTGTCAATCGCGAGGCCAAACAGAAAGTGCTGGAGAAGATTGCGCGCTCGGAGGCGAAGCACTTTCTGGTTCTCTTCCGGGATGCGGGCTGCCAGTTCCGCGCCCTCTACAGCTACCAGCCCGAAACGGACCAGGTGACCAAGCTGTATGGCACAGGGCCTAGTCAAGTCGACGAAGTGATGTTCGACAAGTTCTTCAA ATACAACTCAGGAGGCAAGTGCTTCTCGCAAGTGCACACAAAGCATCTGACAGTGACCATCGACGCCTTCACAATACACAATTCCCTGTGGCAGGGCAAGCGGGTGCAGTTGCCCAGCAAAAAGGACATGGCGCTTGTTATCTAA